One genomic segment of Ancylobacter sp. IITR112 includes these proteins:
- a CDS encoding osmoprotectant NAGGN system M42 family peptidase, giving the protein MTRLTIDADYLAKVLRRLLAIPSPTGYTDTIVRFVAKELAHFDLKVELTRRGAIRAVRPGGTPLGARALVAHVDTLGAQVKMLKENGRLSVVPIGTWSARFAEGARGTVFTEKGGYSGTILPLKASGHTFNDEVDHLPVGWDHVEMRVDARARNAADLHHLGFEIGDIIAIDPQPEFLDNGFIVSRHLDDKAGVAVMLAAIKALHEVKAETPVDIHWLFSIAEEVGVGASAVLDADVASLVVIDNGTTAPGQNSDEFGVTVSMADESGPFDYHLTRKLVELCRANDIRYQKDVFRFYRSDSASAVVAGADVRTALITFGVDASHGYERIHMHALRSLAELVTAYVVSPVEITRDFQQTADLKGFTRQPTREAVQQLSSDVGSDELEE; this is encoded by the coding sequence ATGACGCGGCTGACCATTGACGCGGATTACCTCGCCAAGGTGCTGCGCCGGCTGCTCGCCATTCCCAGCCCCACCGGCTACACCGACACCATCGTCCGCTTCGTCGCCAAGGAACTCGCCCATTTCGACCTGAAGGTCGAACTGACGCGCCGGGGCGCCATACGTGCGGTTCGTCCGGGCGGCACGCCGCTCGGCGCGCGGGCGCTGGTCGCGCATGTCGACACGCTGGGCGCGCAGGTGAAGATGCTGAAGGAGAACGGGCGCCTGTCGGTCGTTCCCATCGGCACCTGGTCGGCGCGCTTTGCCGAGGGGGCGCGCGGCACCGTGTTCACCGAGAAGGGCGGCTATAGCGGCACCATACTGCCGCTGAAGGCCTCTGGCCACACCTTCAATGACGAGGTCGACCATCTGCCGGTCGGCTGGGACCATGTGGAGATGCGGGTGGATGCGCGCGCCCGCAACGCGGCCGATCTGCATCACCTCGGCTTCGAGATCGGCGACATCATCGCCATCGACCCGCAGCCGGAATTTCTCGACAATGGCTTCATCGTCTCGCGCCATCTCGACGACAAGGCCGGCGTCGCCGTGATGCTGGCGGCGATCAAGGCGCTGCATGAGGTGAAGGCGGAAACGCCGGTCGATATCCACTGGCTGTTCTCGATCGCCGAGGAAGTGGGCGTCGGCGCCTCCGCCGTGCTCGATGCCGATGTCGCCTCGCTGGTGGTGATTGACAATGGCACCACCGCGCCGGGGCAGAATTCCGACGAATTCGGTGTCACCGTCTCCATGGCGGATGAAAGCGGGCCGTTCGACTACCACCTCACCCGCAAGCTGGTGGAACTATGCCGCGCCAACGACATTCGCTACCAGAAGGACGTGTTCCGCTTCTACCGCTCGGATTCCGCCAGCGCGGTGGTGGCAGGGGCGGATGTGCGCACCGCCCTCATCACCTTCGGCGTCGACGCCTCGCATGGATATGAGCGCATCCACATGCATGCGCTGCGCTCGCTGGCGGAACTGGTGACCGCCTATGTCGTCAGCCCGGTGGAAATCACCCGCGACTTCCAGCAGACGGCCGACCTCAAGGGCTTCACCCGCCAGCCGACGCGGGAGGCGGTGCAGCAGCTCTCCTCCGATGTGGGGAGCGACGAGTTGGAGGAATAG
- a CDS encoding autotransporter domain-containing protein, whose amino-acid sequence MGKLERRVSRRRATGRVAVGGALMAALSGLTTPAQADCVRDGTVVTCTPPSPNGYDETVSSGRTDRTVNIAGDVADGIDITLSDGGNIDIHQTSGTITNAYGDGVYLKTTDGKVTGTIGTVSTKANALEIVASDIEITVEGSLTATGRNFAGAIFYEVGAVKVTNSGGAKNAISGSSGLTAWDADSLTLINENGSVINGTGKSSNGVFANEISGDVWISNDASSITGTTALAVWSSKGDVTVENGSGTMSGSQYGIDIYEVGGDATVTNGSGTLAGGTYSGASFVVVGGDVDLHNGTGGQITSTKDYAVLAYLVEGDTRIENRGGLIASPGYGAIYADGDSVTIINGPGLDGDEFEQFGFITGGITVDSGDYSAKDGTGGATLTNESGGIIISQALPVLDGDITREQIAAASAAVAVTATGGRIVLANAGNLIGRVALTGADDTFDNSGVWAVTGINDFGEGTDTLTNKGTVYAASFAETAETTQFKGLDLFTNHRVFSLADGGTGDTALFTGDVAFEAGATYSVDVDLAGQTDLIAAGGVATIDSGAGIRLRAVDAIAFGTDYHVLSAAGGVNGNFGNVAGEVEISAFVGLTSTNTGNDIYVRFDQARDFTAAAVTGNQFAVAGALDTLPGTGPTAGMRNALLFLPSDAQARAAFDQLGGDIHASSQSLFVEQSGLIRTVMIDRVRAAQGAVGASAVPVLGYAAPAAATAAGRAIDDGLAYKAAPAAATTPERAIWATGFGSWTGFDGTTNAAGLNGATGGFLIGGDAGFDGGWRLGVAGGYSSTSFSGRGASGDSDNWHLGAYGGNQWGALALRAGLAYTWQDVSTARSVAFPGFTDSLSADYTAGLFQAFGEVGYRIDTAFAAFEPFANLAYVSLDTDGYSEQGGGAALASGGNDMETSFTTLGLRAQREVIIGGLDTTLRGAAGWRHAFGDITPMATQAFLGSAPFAASGVAIAEDAAVLEAGLDLRVGAGGTLGVAYTGQFGDGVTENGFNASFKLSF is encoded by the coding sequence ATGGGGAAGCTCGAACGCCGGGTGAGCCGCAGGCGCGCCACCGGAAGAGTCGCTGTCGGCGGGGCGCTCATGGCGGCGCTGTCCGGCCTGACAACGCCGGCGCAGGCGGACTGCGTGCGCGACGGCACGGTGGTGACCTGCACGCCCCCCTCGCCCAATGGCTATGACGAGACCGTCAGCAGCGGCCGCACCGACCGCACGGTGAACATAGCCGGCGATGTCGCCGATGGCATCGACATCACCCTCTCCGACGGCGGCAATATCGACATCCACCAGACATCCGGCACCATCACCAATGCTTACGGGGATGGCGTCTATCTCAAGACCACCGATGGCAAGGTGACCGGCACGATCGGCACTGTCAGCACGAAGGCCAACGCGCTCGAAATCGTCGCCTCCGATATCGAGATCACGGTCGAGGGCTCGCTGACGGCGACCGGCCGGAACTTCGCCGGCGCCATTTTCTACGAGGTCGGCGCCGTCAAGGTCACCAATTCAGGTGGTGCCAAGAACGCCATCAGCGGCTCGTCCGGCCTCACCGCCTGGGACGCCGACAGCCTGACGCTGATCAATGAGAATGGCAGCGTCATCAACGGCACCGGCAAAAGCAGCAATGGCGTCTTCGCCAACGAGATCTCGGGGGATGTCTGGATCTCGAACGACGCCAGTTCCATCACCGGCACCACCGCCCTCGCCGTCTGGTCCAGCAAGGGCGATGTGACCGTCGAGAATGGCAGCGGCACGATGTCCGGCAGCCAATACGGCATCGACATCTATGAAGTTGGCGGCGACGCGACCGTGACCAATGGCAGCGGCACGCTCGCCGGCGGCACCTATAGCGGCGCCTCCTTCGTCGTCGTCGGCGGGGATGTGGACCTGCACAACGGTACCGGCGGCCAGATCACCAGCACCAAGGACTATGCCGTGCTCGCCTATCTCGTCGAGGGCGACACGCGGATCGAGAATCGCGGCGGTCTCATCGCCTCGCCCGGCTATGGCGCCATTTACGCCGACGGCGACAGCGTGACCATCATCAACGGCCCCGGGCTCGACGGCGACGAATTCGAACAGTTCGGTTTCATCACCGGCGGCATCACGGTCGACAGCGGCGACTATTCCGCCAAGGACGGCACCGGCGGAGCGACACTCACCAACGAATCCGGCGGCATCATCATCAGCCAGGCGCTGCCGGTGCTCGACGGCGACATCACCCGCGAGCAGATCGCCGCCGCATCCGCCGCCGTGGCGGTCACGGCCACCGGCGGCCGGATCGTCCTCGCCAATGCCGGCAACCTGATCGGCCGCGTGGCTCTCACCGGCGCCGACGACACGTTCGACAATTCAGGCGTGTGGGCGGTCACCGGGATCAATGATTTCGGCGAGGGCACAGATACACTCACCAACAAGGGCACGGTCTACGCGGCCTCCTTTGCCGAGACCGCCGAAACGACCCAGTTCAAGGGTCTCGACCTGTTCACCAATCACCGCGTCTTCAGCCTCGCCGATGGCGGGACGGGCGACACGGCGCTGTTCACCGGCGATGTGGCCTTCGAGGCGGGTGCCACTTACAGCGTCGATGTCGATCTCGCCGGCCAGACCGATCTGATCGCCGCCGGCGGCGTGGCAACCATCGATTCCGGCGCCGGGATCCGGCTGCGCGCGGTCGACGCCATCGCCTTCGGCACCGACTATCATGTGCTGTCCGCGGCCGGCGGGGTGAACGGCAATTTCGGCAATGTCGCGGGCGAGGTGGAAATCTCCGCCTTTGTCGGGCTCACCTCGACCAACACCGGCAACGACATCTATGTCCGTTTCGATCAGGCGCGCGACTTCACTGCCGCCGCCGTCACGGGCAACCAGTTCGCGGTCGCCGGCGCGCTCGACACGCTCCCCGGCACCGGGCCGACGGCGGGCATGCGAAATGCGCTGCTGTTCCTTCCCTCCGACGCGCAGGCGCGCGCCGCCTTCGACCAGCTTGGCGGCGACATCCATGCGTCGTCGCAGAGCCTGTTCGTCGAACAGAGCGGCCTGATCCGCACGGTGATGATCGACCGTGTGCGCGCGGCACAGGGGGCGGTCGGCGCCTCCGCCGTGCCGGTGCTGGGCTATGCCGCGCCCGCCGCCGCCACGGCGGCCGGCCGGGCCATTGACGACGGGCTCGCCTATAAGGCGGCGCCGGCGGCGGCAACCACGCCCGAGCGGGCGATCTGGGCCACCGGCTTCGGCTCCTGGACCGGTTTCGACGGCACGACCAACGCCGCCGGGCTCAATGGCGCGACCGGCGGCTTCCTGATCGGCGGTGATGCCGGCTTCGACGGCGGCTGGAGGCTCGGCGTCGCCGGCGGCTACAGTTCCACCTCGTTCAGCGGGCGCGGCGCCTCGGGCGACAGCGACAACTGGCACCTCGGCGCCTATGGCGGCAACCAGTGGGGCGCGCTCGCGCTGCGCGCCGGCCTCGCCTATACGTGGCAGGACGTATCGACCGCGCGCTCGGTCGCCTTTCCCGGCTTCACCGACAGCCTCAGCGCCGATTATACGGCCGGCCTGTTCCAGGCCTTCGGCGAGGTCGGCTACCGTATCGACACGGCGTTCGCCGCCTTCGAGCCCTTCGCCAACCTCGCCTATGTCAGCCTCGACACGGACGGCTATTCCGAGCAGGGCGGCGGCGCGGCGCTGGCCAGCGGCGGCAACGACATGGAAACAAGCTTCACCACGCTCGGCCTGCGCGCGCAGCGGGAGGTGATAATCGGCGGGTTGGACACCACGCTGCGCGGCGCGGCCGGCTGGCGCCATGCCTTTGGCGACATCACCCCGATGGCGACGCAGGCCTTCCTGGGTTCGGCCCCCTTCGCGGCGAGCGGGGTCGCCATCGCCGAAGATGCCGCGGTTCTGGAAGCCGGCCTCGACCTGCGGGTCGGTGCCGGCGGCACGCTCGGCGTGGCCTATACCGGCCAGTTCGGCGACGGCGTCACGGAAAACGGCTTCAACGCCAGCTTCAAGCTCAGCTTCTGA